A stretch of DNA from Micromonospora sp. WMMD1155:
GGACGGCACCCTGGAGCAGGAGATCCGGCTACCGGCGAAGCAGCCGGCCGGGATCTGCCTGGGCGGCCCCGACCTGCGCAGACTCTTCATCGGGACCGCCCGCGTCGGGTTGACCACGCCCGGCGCGGAGGACGGAGCACTGCTCGCCGTGGACGTGCCGGTCCCCGGCCTACCCGCCGCCCGGGCCGCCGCACCCGTGGCCTGACGGCCCGGCTCCCGGCTCCCGCCGCCCCTTCCCGGCCTCCCCGCCCGCGACGCATACCGGACGTCCGGGCGGGAATAGCAGCGGTGACGAGGAACAACCGGCGGACCGGTAGGGGGCGGACGATGAGCACCATGGGGTGGGCGTCATGAGCGGGCCGGTCGGCGACGAGCCGGTCGGCGAGTTGGAGCTGGTGCACACCTTCACCGGCCCGATGCCGACCGGGGTGAGCGTCTCGCACTCCGGTCGGATCTTCGTCAACTTCCCCAAGTGGGGCGACGAGGTGCCGGCCACCGTCGTCGAACTGCGCGACGGTCAGGAGGTGCCCTACCCCGACCAGGCGTGGAACGACCCGTCCGGCGACGACGACGCGGGCGCGTTCGTGTCGGTGCAGAGCATCGTGGTCGACCCGGCCGACCGGCTCTGGGTGCTGGACACCGGCAGCCCGATGTTCCAGCCCACCAAGCCGGGTGGCCCGAAGCTGGTCCGGGTCGACCTGGACACCGACACGGTCGCGCAGGTGATCACCTTCCCGGCGGACGTGGCGCTGCCGACGACGTACCTCAACGACGTCCGCTTCGACCTGCGCCGCGGGGAGTCCGGCGTCGCGTACATCACCGACTCGGCCGACTCCGGGCCGAACGGGATCATCGTGGTGGACCTGGCCAGCGGGGCGTCCTGGCGGCGGCTGCACGACCACCCGTCCACCAAGGCGGAGCCGTTGACGACGTTCCGGCCGGTGGTGGAGGGTCGACCGTTCCTCGAACGACCCGCGGACGGGCCGCCGAAGCCGGTCGGGATGGGTTCCGACGGCATCGCGATCTCCGCCGACGGCAGCCGGCTCCACTACTGCCCGCTGGCGTCCCGACGCTGGT
This window harbors:
- a CDS encoding L-dopachrome tautomerase-related protein, translated to MSGPVGDEPVGELELVHTFTGPMPTGVSVSHSGRIFVNFPKWGDEVPATVVELRDGQEVPYPDQAWNDPSGDDDAGAFVSVQSIVVDPADRLWVLDTGSPMFQPTKPGGPKLVRVDLDTDTVAQVITFPADVALPTTYLNDVRFDLRRGESGVAYITDSADSGPNGIIVVDLASGASWRRLHDHPSTKAEPLTTFRPVVEGRPFLERPADGPPKPVGMGSDGIAISADGSRLHYCPLASRRWYSVSTEALADPGVTQEAAAATVVDEGDKGTASDGLESDDAGRFYLTSYEHNAVLRRLPDGEYETLVHDPRLLWPDTMSVAADGHLYVTANQLHRQPQYQRGQDLRRKPYALFRTRIDAGPVLLRR